In Symphalangus syndactylus isolate Jambi chromosome 14, NHGRI_mSymSyn1-v2.1_pri, whole genome shotgun sequence, one DNA window encodes the following:
- the HMOX2 gene encoding heme oxygenase 2 — protein MSAEVETSEGVDESEKKNSGALEKENQMRMADLSELLKEGTKEAHDRAENTQFVKDFLKGNIKKELFKLATTALYFTYSALEEEMERNKDHPAFAPLYFPMELHRKEALTKDMEYFFGENWEEQVQCPKAAQKYVERIHYIGQNKPELLVAHAYTRYMGDLSGGQVLKKVAQRALKLPSTGEGTQFYLFENVDNAQQFKQLYRARMNALDLNMKTKERIVEEANKAFEYNMQIFNELDQAGSTLARETLEDGFPVHDGKGDMRKCPFYAAEQDKGALEGSSCPFRTAMAVLRKPSLQFILAAGVALAAGLLAWYYM, from the exons ATGTCAGCGGAAGTGGAAACCTCAGAGGGGGTAGACGAGTCAGAGAAAAAGAACTCTGGGGCCTTAGAAAAGGAGAACCAAATGAG AATGGCTGACCTCtcggagctcctgaaggaagggaCCAAGGAAGCACACGACCGGGCAGAAAACACCCAGTTTGTCAAGGACTTCTTGAAAGGCAATATTAAGAAGGAGCTGTTTAAG CTGGCCACCACGGCACTTTACTTCACATACTCAGCCCTCGAGGAGGAAATGGAGCGCAACAAGGACCATCCAGCCTTTGCCCCCTTGTACTTCCCCATGGAGCTGCACCGGAAGGAGGCACTGACCAAGGACATGGAGTATTTCTTTGGTGAAAACTGGGAGGAGCAGGTGCAGTGCCCCAAGGCTGCCCAAAAGTATGTGGAGCGGATCCACTACATAGGGCAGAACAAGCCAGAGCTACTGGTGGCCCATGCATACACCCGCTACATGGGGGACCTCTCGGGGGGCCAGGTGCTGAAGAAGGTGGCCCAGCGAGCACTGAAACTCCCCAGCACAGGGGAAGGGACCCAGTTCTATCTGTTTGAGAATGTGGACAATGCCCAGCAGTTCAAGCAGCTCTACCGGGCCAGGATGAACGCCCTGGACCTGAACATGAAGACCAAAGAGAGGATCGTGGAGGAGGCCAACAAGGCTTTTGAGTATAACATGCAG ATATTCAATGAACTGGACCAGGCCGGCTCCACGCTGGCCAGAGAGACCTTGGAGGATGGGTTCCCTGTACACGATGGGAAAGGAGACATGCGTAAATGCCCTTTCTACGCTGCTGAACAAGACAAAG GTGCCCTGGAGGGCAGCAGCTGTCCCTTCCGAACAGCCATGGCTGTGCTGAGGAAGCCCAGCCTCCAGTTCATCCTGGCCGCTGGCGTGGCCCTAGCTGCTGGACTCTTGGCCTGGTACTACATGTGA